From Pseudobythopirellula maris:
CATCCGGGTGATGGAGGATCTCGATCCGTCCGGCGCCGCCGCACCCGCCCATGTTGGGAACCTCGCCGCCGACGCCGCCGCTGGCTTGGATCAGCGAGTTGAGGTCCACGGAGACCTCGAATCCGTGCAGCACGATCGCGCCGCCGCTGCCGCCGCCGCCGTCGGCGAAGCCGTTGGCGCCGTCGCCGCCGTTGGCGAGGATCGTCGCCCCCACGAACCCGAGCGAAGTCTGCGCGCCGATCTCAAGGGCGCCGCCCCCCGCGCCGCCGCCGCCGCCGAGTCGCTGGTTGCTTTGTCCGCCGCCCCCGCCCCCGCCGCTGCCGGCGAAGAGCAGATCGCGGAGAGGGTCGCCGTAGGGCGCGCCCCCCTCCCGGGTGGTGACGCCGGCGCCGCCTTGCCCTCCCATCGTTCCGAATCCTGCTCCCGCGCCCGACCCGACGCCGCTGACCGAGGCGCTGCTGGACCCAGCAACGCCGCGCCCGGGGCCGACGCCGTCTTGTCCGGAACTGAAGGGGCCACCGTTGCCCCCCCGGCCGCCGCCCGCCACGCCCGAGCCGCCGATGCCCGTGACGACATTCTGGATCGCGTCCAGACCGTTGGCGCCGCTCACGTCGATGGTCCCTGCCAAGGTCGCCGAGCCCTGGAACAGCAGCGCCAGGGCGTTGCCGCCGGTGACCGTGATGTTGTCGCCGCTCGCGAGCACGCCGCCGCCGTCGAACACAAAGACGGCGATGTCGGGCGCGCCGCCCCCTTGAGTGTGCAGAACCCCGCCCGCCGCGCCGCCGAAGGTGAGCGCGTCGGTGTCGATCTCAAAGCCGCCCGCGGGGAGCGGACCGAGCGACAAGAAATCACCGGGGCGCAGGGGCGTGCCGGGGCACGCATTGCCGAACCCGAAAATGGCAAGAACCGCGGCAACCACTGTTTTGTATCGCATCGCGTTGGTCTCCTGTCTCCAAGGGACGTGAGTTCTTCTCGAGATCGCTCGTTGCATTGTTCGACGAGGGGAGGGGCCGACTCGTGGGCCTATCCTAATTCGGCGTGCGGCCGGCCGCTACGCTTTTTTAAGCCGATCGGCCGCTCCGAGGCATGCGAATCGCCTGTGGACGTCGTGTATGCACGTTGTCGAGACCGAGCTGGCCGTCGGCTGACGGGAGAAGCGGACAGGATCACGGGATACAAGAGGGTTCGACGGGATGAATAATCCCGTCGATCACTGCCGAAGCTGGGCTCGGCGCCCGACAGGATCTATAGGGCCCGTCCCGTTAAGATCACGTCGATCCCTTCTTGATCCCGTGATCCTGTCCATTCGAGCCTAAGCGCTCTCGCGCGGCGCGCCCTCGGCGTGGTTCTCGTCGACGCGTTCGAGTCGCACGCGTTCGATGCGGCGGCGGCGGGCCTCGAGGACCGTCAGCCGCACGCTGCCTTGCCACACCAGCGACTCGCCGCTCGTGGGCAGGCGGCCGAACTCGGAGAAGACGAATCCGGCGATCGTGTCGTAGTCTTGCCCCTCGGGCAGCTCGAGGCCCATCGCCTGGTTGATCTCGTCGACGTGGGCGCGGCCGACCGCCTCGCACACGCCCGGGCCGAGCGTGAGGATCTCGACCTCGACGTCCTCGTCGTACTCATCGACGATCTCGCCGACGATCTCCTCCAGCGCGTCCTCGATCGTCACCAGGCCCGACACGCCGCCGTACTCGTCGAGCACGATGGCGATGTGGGTGCGCATCTGCTGGAACATCTCCAACAGGTCGTTGACCTTCTTGGTCTGCGGCACGAAGACCGCCTTGCGGGCCAGCTCGCGGATCGTGCTGCGCGGCTCGCCCGGGCCCTTGGCCAGTTCGGGCAACAGGTCTTTGACGTAGACCACGCCGAAGATGTCGTCGCGCGACTCGCCGTAGGCCGGCACGCGGGTGTGGCCGAACTCCGTGATGTCGGTGAGCATCTCGTCCCACGTCATGTCGACGTGGATCATGTGCATGTCGGTCCGCGGCGTCATGATCTCGGCGACGTCGGCGTCGGCCAGCTCCATGACGCCCTCGATCATCTCGCGGGCGTCCTCCTCGAGGAGCCCCTCGCGGTGCCCCTCGTTGACGATCGTGCGGATCTCTTCTTCGAGCGTCTCCTCGTTGAGTGAGGTCGGCGTCTTGCCCGCGGCGCGGTGCAGCAGGGCGTCGATCAGATGAGCGATCGACCTGAGGGGCGAGGCGGCCGTGTCGAGCACGCGCCACATCCACCAGGTGTGGAACAAGAACGAGGCGGCCCCCAGGCGCGAGACCGACCACGGGATCCAGGTCCGCAGCGGGGCCGACGCCAGCCCGATGACCAGACCGATCAGCAGCACCAGCAGCAAACGGCCGACCGCGCCGCTCTCGCGGAGCCAGTCGTAACCCGAGCAGCCGAGCGCGGCGACACTCACCGAGGTGAGCACCACGACCCGGGTCTCGAGCGTGAGGGCGACCTCTTCGTGGCGGGCGAGGATCTCGGAAAAACGGCCCGCGCGGCCTTTGCGGACGCAGAGCTCGTGCAGATCGTGGCGAGAGAACTCGCGTGCGGAGCGGGCGCCGATCGCCATCAGCGAGGCGAGCGCCATGGTCCCCAGCCCGATCCATAGCAGCGGGTCGTCGGTCACAGGGGGGGCCCCTCTCCTCGGCTGGGCGTCGCGGCGCCGGCCGCCGATGGCTCGGCGGGGGCTGACGGCAAACGGACGCCGAACCGCTGCATGTAGCGCGTCTCGGCGGCCCGCATCTCACGCGTTTGATCGTCCGACTTGTCGCCCAGGCCCGCGAGGTGCAGCGCGCCGTGAACGACGTACAGCAGCAGCTCGTCCTCGGGCGCCATGCCGTACTCGGCGGCGTTGGTGACGGCGGTGTCGGCGCTGACAACGACCTCGCCCTCCAGCCGGCCCGGCGCCTCGTCGAGGCAGAAGCTGAGCACGTCGGTCGGGTAGTCGTGGTCGAGCGAGCGGCGGTTGAGCTCGTGGATCTCCGGGTCGGTCACCACGGCGATGCTGAGCTCGCCCTCGCCGTAGCCGGCGTCGACGAGCACGGACCGCGCGGCGTCGGCGAGCCGGGGCTCGTCGATCCGCAACGTCTGCTGCTGGTTCGTTACCGTGATATCCATCATGGGGGTGCGGGGGTCAGGCGGTCACTTGGTCGGGGTACTTCACGCGGCCGTGGTAGACGGCGGTGAGCGACTTGACCAGGCTGTCGCCGATCTTGCGCAGCTCTTCGAGTGTGAGGTTGCACTCCTCGAACTGGCCGTCGTCGAGCCGCTTGCGGGTGAGGTCTTCGACGAGGCTCTCGATGCGTGCCGGGGTCGGCTCGACCAGGGTGCGGCTGGCGCTCTCGACCGCGTCGGCGATCATCAGCACGGCGGCCTCCTTGGTCTGCGGCTTGGGGCCGGGGTAGCGGAAGGACGACTCGTCGATCTCGCTGTCCCCCTCGCCCTTCTTCGCGGCCGCTTGGCGGTAGAAATACTCGACGAGCGTCGTGCCGTGGTGCTGCTGGATGAAGTCGATGATGCACTCGGGCAGGTGGTTCTGCCGGGCGAGGTCGGCGCCGTCTTTCACGTGGGCGATGATCACCAGCGTGCTCATCGCCGGCACGAGCGTGTCGTGCTGGTTCTGGCCGCTCGACTGGTTCTCGATGAAGTAGCCCGGCTTGAGCATCTTGCCGATGTCGTGAAAGTAAGCCCCCACACGCACCAGCAGGCCGCGGGCGCCGATCGACTCGGCCGCCGCCTCGGCGAGCGAGGCGACCGTGATCGAGTGGTTGTACGAGCCCGGTGCGCGGCGGATGAGCTCCTGCAAGAGCGGGTGGGCCGGGTCGCCCAGCTCGATCAGGCTCAGGTCGGTCTGCACGCCGAACACCCGCTCGACCAGCGGGAGCAGACAGGTCATCAGCGAGCCGGCGATCACCGACCACAGCGCCATCATCAGCGCCTGCTTGAAGATCAGGTCGTACGGCGCGCCGTCGAGCACGCCGACGCCGACGGTCGTCAAGAACGCGACGAGCGCCGCCACAAAACCGACCAGCAGCAGCTTGCTGCGCGTGCGGACCGAGTCGAGCACGATGATCGCCCCCGCCGTGGGGGCCAGCATCAGCACGGCGACCGACAACTCGTGGTTCGAGGCGACGGCCGACACGAGCGTGAGGGCGGCCGACATCAAGAGCGCGGTCTCTTGCCGGTAAGCGATGGCGATTGTCATTCCGAACAGCATCAGCGGGATCACCTCGGCGCGCCATTCTTGGCTGCGGGTGAGCATCATCGCGCCGATCGTCAGCAGCACCAGCGTCAGGACCGTGAGCAATCGCGGCAACTGGGCGACGATCCGCTTGTCGAACCGGCAGACATAGAAACCGCACAGCGTGAACATCGCCAGGTACAACCCGAGCGTGGCGAACGCGCGGTTGATGCGCGAGCCCCAGCCGCGGCGGGTGACCCACGCCTCGTGCTCGATGTCGAGCAACTCGATCGCGGTCTCGCCGAGCGGCTTGCCCGCCTCGGCGAGCCGGGCGCCGCGGTCGTAGATCTTGTACTGCTCCTCGACCTCCTCGGCGCGGCGGTCTTGCGATTCGCGGGTCGCCTCGCGGTTGAGCTTGAGGGTGATCGGCAACTGGGGCCGCACCCAGGCGAACAGTCGCTGGGCGACCTCGAGGTTGGCCACCTTCTGGTCGAGGGCGTTCTTCAGGTCGTTGCGGGCGTTCTCGACGAGCACCTCGCGCACGGGGACGATCGTCTCGAACCCCTCCTTGCCGGAGGTGCGGACGGCGATCCGTTCGGAGTTCGCCTCGGTGGGCTGCGTGTCGAGCAGGCCCTGACGCACGAGCGGGGCGAAGGCCTCGTCGAGCGCCGCCTGCAGCGCGTTCTGGGCCTCCTCGCCGCCGAGCGCGGCCTTGAACCGCTCGAACTGTTTGGCCTCTTCCTCCGCCGTGGGCGCGGGGGTCCCCTCGGCGCGGGGCGGGGTGTAGAGCGCCCACATGTTGCGGTCGACCGTCTCGTAGCTCTCGGCGCCGGCCAGCTCGGTCACCTCGTTGAGCAGCGTCGACTTGAGCTGCAGCAGCTCCATCGGGTCGTGGTCGTATACGGCCTCGGCGAAACGACGCGCCGTGGCGCGGGCCTCGCGTGTCGCCGCCCGATCGGGCTGCTTGAATTCGACGCGGGCCGTCAGGTCGCGTTTCGGCGCCATGCCGAGGCGGTAGTCGCGCGGCGGTTCCCAGCCGCGGGTGATCGCCAGCAGGGCGATCGCCGTGAGCAAGCAAAGTGCGAGCCTCACGAGCACGGCGCCGCGCTGCAGGTTCATCCAGGCCGCCTCGAGCGGGCCGGGGGGTAGCTCGACCGTCGCGACACGCTGGCTGCGTGTGCGTCGGGGGGCGGGCGGGTTGTTGGTTGGTGCGGCCACGCGGCTCTGGTTGGTTCCCGTTGTACCTGGCTTATCCCTGTTGTACCTGGCTTATCCCTGTTGGCCCTGGTCGTACGCCTTGACGATGTCGTTGACCAGGCGGTGACGGACGATGTCTTCTTTGCCCAGCGTCACGCACGCCACGCCATCGATTCCTCGCAGGCGGCTGATCGCGTCGGTCAGGCCGCTGCGGGTGTGCTTGGGCAGGTCGACCTGGGTCGTGTCGCCGGTGACCAGCATCTTCGAGCCGGCGCCCAAGCGGGTGAGGAACATCTTCATCTGAGCGACGGTCGAGTTCTGCGCCTCGTCCATGATGACAAAGGCGTTGTTGAGCGTCCGGCCGCGCATGTAGGCGAGCGGTGCCACCTCGATCACGTCGTCGGCCGTGTAGCGTTTGAGCTGCTCGTAATCCATCATGTCGCCCAACGCGTCGAGCAGCGGGCGGAGATAGGGATTGATCTTCGCCTGCAAGTCGCCCGGCAAGAAGCCGAGGCTCTCGCCCGCCTCGACGGCGGGCCGCACGAGCACGATCTTGCGGATCTGATTGTCGGCCATCGCCTCGACCGCAGCCGCCACGGCGAGAAACGTCTTGCCCGTGCCGGCGGGGCCGGAGCTGAAGATCAGCTCGTGCGAGCGGATCGCTTCGACGTAGGCCGCCTGGCCGTCGGTCCGGGGGCGGATGGTCACGCCGGGGCGTTTGACCGCCATCTTGGGAGCGGGGGGCGCCTTGCCGCCGACCACCTCTTCGAGGATGGCCGTGACTTGCTCGGGCTTGAGCGCGCCCTCCGACGCGATCGCCTGCTTCAGACGCTCGAACACGGCCGTGGCTTGCAGCACCGCCTGCTCGTCTCCCGACAAGAAGATCCGCCCGTCACGCGTGGCGATCTTCGCCGGCAAGGACTCGCGGATCCGGCGGAGGTGCTGATCGGCTGCGCCGAACATCAGGATGATCTGTTCCGGACCGCCAACCGGGATGGTCGCTTCGATCATTCAATGGCCGACGCTTGCGTTCGGCTCGGGGGGGCCAGTCGGTGTGCTGCGGACGTGGTAGCCGCAACGTTGAGGGGTCAAACTCCGATACGCAACTATAGCCGACCACACCCGACAATCACCACACGCATCGCGGGCATGGATCACAACCTATTACCAACAAAGGGGTTGTGTCGATCGCACGGATCACCCGGCCATCGGTCGCTGCGTGCCCCCACGATCTAAGGCCCACGATTAAGGACCGACAATGCGTGCGATCCACAGGAAGTACGCCACGGGAGCGGCGAACAAGATCGAGTCCAGCAGGTCGAGCACGCCGCCGAAACCGGGCATCCAGGTGCTGGAGTTCTTCAGCTGGGCGTCGCGCTTAAGCAACGAGACCGCCAAGTCGCCCGCCATGCCGGCGGCGCCGACCAGCAAGGCGTACAGCAGGCAGCCCCCCAGCCAGGTCCAGAACCCCCGCGTAGAGTCGCAGCCCAACGCGTGCGCCAGCGGCCCGAGGGCGATCATCGCGCCCACGGCCGACAGGGCGAAGCCCCCCAGGGCGCCCTCCCAGGTTTTACCGGGGCTGAGGATCGGCGTCATCTTGTGCCGCCCCAGGGCGCGACCGGCGAAGTACGCGCCGGTGTCGTCCATCTTCACCACCACGATCAGCGAGAGCAACGCGACCATGCCCCAACGCCCGTCGGCGTCCCACACGCCGCCGGCAAGCAGCCTCAGCTGCGCGACGAATCCCATCAGCCCGCCGGCGTAGGCGACCGTAAACACCGATCGGGCCAACCGGGTCGAGGCGGCGCCGGGGCCGGCGTAGCGGACCATCTCCTCGACAAACACCACCATCCCGGCGATCGCCAGCCCAAGGCCGACCCACCCCGCCCGGCCGACAACGGTCTCTTTGGGGTACTCGAGCCAAAGCATCGGCGTGGCGCTGACCAGGACAACGAGCACGGTGGCGGCGAGCACCACCCGCCGACGGGGCGCCGCGTCGGCCGCCCGGCCCTTGTGGCCCGCGGGCAGCCCCGGTTGGGCGGAATTCTCAAACACCCGCACCAGCTCGCCCGCCGCCAAGGCCGAGCCAACGAGCGCGAGCGGCAGCAGCACCACCCCGGGCCGGTCGGCCCTCAGGTCGAGCCAAGCCAGCGCGTACAACACGCCAACCAGAGCAACGCCAAGGATGATTCGAGAGCTGAGCAAAGGAGCGGACGCTGGCGGTTGGGGGCTGTTGGCTATTAGCTGTTAGCGAGCAAGCTGAAGCCTGTTCGTTCTGCACTATCATAACCGCTAGCAATGCCGTTGGGGGATGCGCCCATGGCTAACAGCCAATAGCTAACGGCTAATCGCTAAGAGCTAACGGAGCTCAGCCCGCCGAAGCGGCGTTCGCGCGAGGCGTAGTCGATAATCGCCTCGTGCAGGGCGCCTTCGTCGAAGTCGGGCCAGCAGCGGTCGGTGACCCAGATCTCGGCGTAGCTGATCTGCCACAACAAGAAGTTGCTGATGCGCATCTCGCCGGCCGTGCGGATCAGCAAGTCGGGATCGGCTGCCCCCGCGGTGTAGAGGTTGCGAGCGATCATGCCCTCATCGATCTGGTCGGGCTGCAAGCCGCCCGCGGCGACCTCGCCCGCGATCGACCGCACGGCGTCGGCGATCTCGCCGCGACCGCCGTAGTTGATCGCCAGGTTGAGCCGCAGGCCGGTGTTTTCGGCGCTCAATGCGACCGTGCGGTCAAGCTCCTCAAGGGCGTCGTCGGGGATCCCCTCACGGCGGCCGATCATGCCAACCCGCACGTTGTCCTCCATCATGATCGGTCGCTCATCGACCAAGTAGGACTTGAGCAACTGCATGAGGAAGGCGAGCTCCTCGGCGGGCCGCTTCCAGTTCTCGCTCGACAGGCAATAGAGTGTGAGCTGCTCGATGTGTCCCAGCCGGGCGCACTCGCGCGTGATCGCCCGCACGACGCCGCCGCCCCGGTTGTGCCCCTCGACCCGCGGCATCCCCTGCCGCTGAGCCCAACGCCCGTTGCCATCCATGATGATGGCGATGTGCCGCGGCCAGCGCTCACTCGGCAGCGCGGCGAGCCGCTTGGCGAGGTCGTCCGTGGCGGCGGAGGACGGCATAGGGGAGGGGCTAGGAGTTAGGGGCTAGGGAGTTGCGATTCCGATCTGGCGCGTAAGCAAAGCGAGACGTCTAGCGCGGGACGAAGCTCTGGGCAACCGAGTGCGGCAAAGCCGCATCCACTTCCCTAGCCCCTAACCCCTAACTCCTAGCCCCTCAGTGCTCACCCCACGTTCACCCAATCGCCTCATAAAGCAGCGGCGGGTCGCCCACCAGGATCGACTGATCGCGTCCCGGGCCGACCGACACCAGCTCCACCGGCCGCTCGACCAGCTCGGCGACCCGGTCGAGATAGCCACGGGCGTTGGCCGGCAGCTCGTCGATCGACTTGCAGGCGGTCAGGTCTTCGCTCCAGCCCGGCAGCGACTCGTAAATCGGCTTCACACGGCGGACGTCGTCCACGTGGCTCGGGAAGTTGCGGGTTTGCTCGCCGTCGAGCTCGTAGGCGTTGCAGATCTTGATCTCGTCAAAGCCGCTCAGCACGTCGAGCAGCATCACCGCGATGGCGTCGGCGCCGCCCAGGCGGGCCGTGTAGCGCACCGCCACCGTGTCGAGCCAGCCGCAACGCCGCGGCCGTTTGGTCACCGTGCCGTACTCGTTGCCCTGGTCGCGGAGCTGCTGGCCCTGGTCGTTGTCTTGCTCGGTGGGGAACGGACCGCCGCCCACGCGCGTGCTGTAGGCCTTCACCACGCCGAGCGTGTGGTTCACGTAGCGGGCCGGCAAGCCCGAGCCGTTGCAGATGCCCACGCCGCTCGAGTTGCTGCTCGTCACGAACGGGTATGTGCCGTGGTCCACGTCGAGCAGCGCCCCCTGGGCGCCCTCGAACAAGATCTTCTTGCCCGCCTCGGCCGCGTCGAGCAGCATCGTCGTCGTGTCGCACAGGTGCGACTTGAGACGTTCGGCGTAGCCGCGGTACTCCTCGTAGATCGCCGCCGGGTCGAGCGGCTCGAACGTGCCCGACTTGTCGATCGCCGCGAGCACCACGTTCTTCTCCGCCACGATGTGCGCGATGCGTTGGGCGAGGTCGTCGCGGTACAGGTCGTCGAACCGAATGGCGTGCGAACGGGCGACCTTGTCGCGGTAGCACGGGCCGATGCCGCGCTGCGTGGTGCCGATGTTCTCGCCGTCGGAGGTGTTCGCGTCGAGCGCCCGGTCCTCGGCGAAGTGCCACGGGAAGATCACGTGCGCGCGGCCGCTGATCTTGAGGTTCTTGTCGAGCCCCTCGACGCCACGGCCGGCGAGCTCGTCGAGCTCCTCGATCGCCTTGACGGGGTTGATGACCACGCCGCCGGCGATGACGCTCGTCACGCCGGGGGTGAGCACGCCGCTGGGCAGCAGCGAGAGCTTGTAGACCTCTTTGCCAACAACGACCGTGTGGCCGGCGTTGGCGCCCCCTTGGTAGCGGACCACGAAATCGTGGCGGGGAGTGAGCAAGTCAACGATCTTGCCCTTCGCTTCGTCGCCCCATTGGAGGCCAATCACACAGGCGCCAGGCACTCGGGGTCCTCGCTGGGGCGTATAGGGGGGGAGGGAGAATTCAGAATCCGAAGCCGCCCGGCGCCCGCTGGCGTCGACCGGCCAAACGGGCGATTCTCCGCCGGCTCCCCCACCGGGTCAACCGCCCGGCTCCCTTAAAAACCGCTCCCCGTGAAACCGCCCTGCTGGGAAATCCCGCCACAACGCCCATGCCTGTCGGTGAGCGTTTGCAGTCGCCGCCTCCGTGGCGGATAGCCGCGCCCGCACGAAACCGACAAAAAAAGCGGGGGCCGCTGTCGCGGGCCCCCGCTCGATCGTCAAACGACGCCCTCCGCTGGCCACTCTCACGGGCCGGCTAATTGATGCCCGACTGGTCGGTCGTCTCGGGCGATTCGATCCCGTTGGGGCCGGCCGCCGTGCCGTTGCGGGTTCCTAAGGCGTTGAGCACGTGCAGATCGATCTCGTAGTTGATCGTGTGCACCGAGCCATCGGCAAACACCGCGTTGAACCCACCGGTGTGGGCCGACCCGAGGTTGAACACCCAGAACGGGGGCTGCACTCCGAACTCACCCGTTAGATCGCCGTAGAGCTGCCCGTCGGGCAGCGCCGGGATGCAGGTGCATCGCGCCACGTCGGGGTCCCAGCCATCGGTCCAGCCGTTGTCGTCCGACGACGAGTCCTCGCCACGGTACCAGTCGGAGCGGATGTACTTCTCGGCGATCAGGGCGGTCTTCGACGTGCCGTCGGTGATCTGCGCAAAGCGGACGGGATCGGGAGCGTTGACTCGTTCGGTTCGCAACCCGAAGCGACTCTTGGTCAGAATGGCGAAGTTGGACCGCACGATGACACCGTCGTAAACGCCGTCGGGTTTCACCGAGTTATCAGGCTCCGCCACGGTGTGGCTGCCGCCATCGGCCGTCGGACGCGTTCGCGAGTAACCCTTCAGGGCGTCGGTTCCCGTGATGAAGTACGGGTGGATCGCGGTCCACCCCGTATTCTGATCCACAGTCGTCACGTCGAACTGATCACTGTCTTCTGTCGAGTCGGTCCTTGTGCAGGGGTGGGTGCTGGCGTAATCCGTCAGGACGACGCCGGTTTGCGGGTTGCGTGTCACGCCGCGTCGCGAGGGACAAATGTAGAGCGGTATGACCAGGTCGCGCATCTGGTCACCGGTCGTGACGTCGTGAACCGCTCCCTCCTCCAAGAACGGCAGAATTTGGTAGCCCCACCCTAGGCCGATCTTTCCGTGGCCCAAGATGTTGCCGTCGACCTCGTAGTCCTCGATGTAGGCGCCGTAAACCTCGCCGCCGGTGGGGAACGCGCTGTTGGTGCTCTCGTAATTGAGGCACGAGAGGCCAACGTTCTTGAGATTGTTCTTGCACTGCAGTCGACGAGCCGCCTCACGCGCCGACTGCACCGCAGGCAGCAGCAAGGCGACCAAGATGCCGATGATCGCGATCACCACCAGCAGTTCAACAAGGGTGAAGCCTGTCGCGTCTCGCGATTGAGGCCTGCGGTTTGAGCGGCTGGTCATTTTCCTGTCCTTTACTCCGTGGGAAGGAATCGGCGCCTGGGGGCGAAGAGAGTTCATGTTTTGAAAAGGGTTGGCGGCGGCTGTGACACCGGTGGCGCCAAATGGGGTGAGTCGTGAACGGGTTACATTCTGTTAGTGCGACGAGCCGCCACGAACCGCTGCGAGCGAGGCACGCGCCTCACTCGCTCGACAGCTCCCGCCTGCCGGCGTCATGCCGGCCAGCGGGTCGTCCCGCCACTCGGTTCGCTTTTGGCTCCAGCCAGCGAATCAGCCCCGACGACGACCGACGAGACCGAGCCCCGCCAGAGCCATAAGCAAGACGCCCGAAGGCTCGGGAACCGTGCCGCCGGGACCAGTCAAGTCGGTCCGGTTGTTGCGCCAGATGCGGTAGTCGGCGATCCCGACCCGGCCGTCGGAGCCTTGGGAGCCGTCCGCCCTGGCCACGTCACCAAGCAGCGACGAGCCAACCTGGGTGTTGTAATTCGCGGCGATGATGTTGTAGTCGGCCATGTCGACGAAGCCATCGTTGTTCACGTCGCCCGGCAAAGGGAAATCGACAACGGCGTCGATCCAAGTGTCGGCGACACGCAACTCATCGAACATCAGTCCGACGCCGCCGTGACCGCCAAAGTTGGCGAGCGCGATCCTCTCGAGCGTGAAGTTCCCACCCGAGGTCGAGGCGCTCGGCAACTCGGGCTCGAGCGCTGTGGTGGGGTCGAGGTAGATCGACACCGAGTCCATGTTTTCCTCAGCGCTGAGAACGAACTTGGCGACGATCAAGTGATTGGCCCCGTCGTCGTCGTACGAAGCCGGAGCGTTGTTGAAGATCTGGTAGCCACCAAACGTCGTGTAGAGCCGCGCGGTCTCCGGGTCTTGCTGAAGGGCCCCACCGTTCGGGTCCCACTGGTTGTATTGGATACGCCCGATCTGGCCCTCTTCACCCGGCGGGTTGCCCGGCGAATAAAACTCGATGCCGCGGTACCCCATATCGCTGCCGTCCACTCGCGCGCCGAAGTTGCTGATCCAGCTGATGTAGAAAGTCCCCTCGGTCGAGGCGGTCCACGGCTCGGCGAGGGCGCGAGCGACTCGCGCTTCGGGGTCGAGCGGGTCGCCCGATGCGACCACGCTGAGCGCCCCGCCTAGCGCAGGCGATCCGAGGTAATCCAAGCCGCTTTCGACCGGTTGGATATTAATAAGTGTTGAGGTCTGAGCGTGCCACGGGCCGGCGAAGAACTCGGTATCGACTGTGGGGTTCTGCGTGTCGACCGTTACGCCGGTGGTGTATTGCCCCGCCGCGGCGTTACCGCCGACTTCAAACGGATCGTAGAAGAGCAACTCCGCTTGAGCGGGAGACGCCGCCGACAAGAGACCCACCATGGCCACAGCGCCCAACGCGGCGCAACGCGTCTTGGCGGCGCGACTGCGGCCGACAAACGCCAAGCCCATCAGCCCGCCCACCGCCAGCAGCAGCGAAGCGGGCTCGGGGACCGTGCCCCCCTCGGCGCCGCTCTGACTGTTGGACGCCGCGTACAGGTTCTTGAACGCGCGGAAGTCGTTGAGATTCACGATGCCGTCTCCGGTGATCTCGCCCATCGCCGAGTAGGGCGTGCTGAGCTGTTGGCTGTTGTTTACAATCGTGTAGTCGGCGGTGTCGACGGCGCCATCGCCGTTGAAGTCGCCCGGCGCCACGCCCATGATCTCGAGAACTACGTTGTCGATGCCGGCCCAGCTGTTGGTCACCAGCGGGTTGAACTCGACGCTGGTCACGTCGAACTCAACACCGAGCGGCCGGCCGAGAGCCGGGGTGAGCAGGCTGGATCCGCCAACGATGTCGATCGAGTACTCGTTGAACTCGCTGGGGAGGTTCGATATCACCAGGTCGTCGATCGTCGTGCGGGTCGTGTTGTCCGCCTCGAGGTAGTAGAGCCGCGCCTCGAGTTGCGTCTGGTTGTCCTCGAATTCCCCGTCGACGATCTCGAAGATCGTGTGGGCGTCGAAGCTCAAACGGTACTGCTGTGTGGCGGGTATGCTCGTGGCGTTGAAGGCCGAGGTCTGGTAGGCGATGCCGTCGAGCGTCGAGAGGATCATCTCGTTGCCGGGGTTGCCGGCGCCCTCGGTGCCTGAATCTCCCAGTTGATTCTCGTGGCCGTAGTTCTCGAC
This genomic window contains:
- a CDS encoding DUF1559 domain-containing protein, yielding MTSRSNRRPQSRDATGFTLVELLVVIAIIGILVALLLPAVQSAREAARRLQCKNNLKNVGLSCLNYESTNSAFPTGGEVYGAYIEDYEVDGNILGHGKIGLGWGYQILPFLEEGAVHDVTTGDQMRDLVIPLYICPSRRGVTRNPQTGVVLTDYASTHPCTRTDSTEDSDQFDVTTVDQNTGWTAIHPYFITGTDALKGYSRTRPTADGGSHTVAEPDNSVKPDGVYDGVIVRSNFAILTKSRFGLRTERVNAPDPVRFAQITDGTSKTALIAEKYIRSDWYRGEDSSSDDNGWTDGWDPDVARCTCIPALPDGQLYGDLTGEFGVQPPFWVFNLGSAHTGGFNAVFADGSVHTINYEIDLHVLNALGTRNGTAAGPNGIESPETTDQSGIN
- a CDS encoding isoprenyl transferase, translated to MPSSAATDDLAKRLAALPSERWPRHIAIIMDGNGRWAQRQGMPRVEGHNRGGGVVRAITRECARLGHIEQLTLYCLSSENWKRPAEELAFLMQLLKSYLVDERPIMMEDNVRVGMIGRREGIPDDALEELDRTVALSAENTGLRLNLAINYGGRGEIADAVRSIAGEVAAGGLQPDQIDEGMIARNLYTAGAADPDLLIRTAGEMRISNFLLWQISYAEIWVTDRCWPDFDEGALHEAIIDYASRERRFGGLSSVSS
- a CDS encoding adenylosuccinate synthase, whose product is MPGACVIGLQWGDEAKGKIVDLLTPRHDFVVRYQGGANAGHTVVVGKEVYKLSLLPSGVLTPGVTSVIAGGVVINPVKAIEELDELAGRGVEGLDKNLKISGRAHVIFPWHFAEDRALDANTSDGENIGTTQRGIGPCYRDKVARSHAIRFDDLYRDDLAQRIAHIVAEKNVVLAAIDKSGTFEPLDPAAIYEEYRGYAERLKSHLCDTTTMLLDAAEAGKKILFEGAQGALLDVDHGTYPFVTSSNSSGVGICNGSGLPARYVNHTLGVVKAYSTRVGGGPFPTEQDNDQGQQLRDQGNEYGTVTKRPRRCGWLDTVAVRYTARLGGADAIAVMLLDVLSGFDEIKICNAYELDGEQTRNFPSHVDDVRRVKPIYESLPGWSEDLTACKSIDELPANARGYLDRVAELVERPVELVSVGPGRDQSILVGDPPLLYEAIG